One region of Paraburkholderia phymatum STM815 genomic DNA includes:
- a CDS encoding aldehyde dehydrogenase encodes MKTILMLINGAHVGASNGATFQRSNPLDQDVASVAPACTLDDVRDAVDSAAVAFSHWSQLGPARRRSYLLNAAQALEAKADAFASAMAAETGASRIWADFNVRLAADGLREAASLTTQISGEVIPSDVPGSLAMAVRQPAGVCLGIAPWNAPVILGVRAVALPLACGNTVVLKGSEICPATHALIAEAFMDAGLPAGVVNFVTNAPADAGTVVEALISHPAIRRVNFTGSTKVGKIIAESCARHLKPSVLELGGKAPLIVLEDADIASAVDGAAFGAFANSGQICMSTERIIVDRSIADDFVRQLGEKAKTLPLGDPRTGPVVLGSVVDIATVQRCNALIDDALLKGATLVCGGKADSTLMPATLVDNVGPDMRIYSEETFGPVKAIVRVDGEEEAIRCANDNEYGLAAAVFSRDVARAMRVASRIQSGICHVNGPTVHDEAQMPFGGVKGSGFGHFGGHAGIAAFTDLRWVTVQTSPRHYPF; translated from the coding sequence ATGAAGACAATCTTGATGCTCATCAACGGAGCGCATGTCGGCGCGAGTAATGGCGCGACATTTCAACGCTCTAACCCCTTGGATCAGGACGTCGCAAGCGTGGCCCCTGCGTGTACGCTTGACGATGTTCGTGACGCAGTGGATTCAGCCGCCGTCGCGTTTTCTCACTGGTCTCAGTTGGGCCCAGCGCGACGTCGTTCCTATCTCCTTAACGCGGCGCAAGCGCTCGAAGCAAAGGCGGATGCCTTTGCTTCGGCGATGGCGGCCGAAACGGGTGCGTCGCGCATCTGGGCCGATTTCAACGTGCGATTGGCCGCTGACGGCCTGCGAGAGGCAGCGTCGCTGACCACGCAAATTTCGGGCGAAGTCATTCCGTCCGATGTTCCTGGCAGCCTGGCGATGGCTGTTCGGCAACCGGCAGGCGTGTGCCTCGGAATTGCGCCGTGGAATGCGCCTGTCATCCTTGGCGTCCGTGCGGTTGCCCTCCCACTCGCTTGCGGTAACACGGTCGTACTGAAGGGTTCGGAGATCTGTCCGGCGACGCACGCACTTATTGCAGAAGCCTTCATGGATGCGGGGTTGCCCGCAGGCGTTGTCAACTTCGTGACCAACGCGCCTGCTGACGCAGGTACGGTTGTCGAGGCGCTGATTTCGCATCCGGCCATCCGACGTGTCAATTTTACGGGCTCGACAAAGGTCGGGAAAATCATTGCAGAAAGCTGCGCACGGCATCTCAAACCGTCCGTTCTCGAACTGGGCGGAAAGGCCCCGCTGATCGTGCTCGAGGACGCCGACATAGCGTCGGCGGTCGATGGTGCAGCTTTCGGTGCCTTCGCCAATTCGGGACAAATCTGCATGTCCACAGAGCGCATCATCGTTGATCGCTCAATCGCCGACGACTTCGTTCGTCAACTTGGTGAAAAGGCCAAAACGCTGCCGCTTGGCGACCCGCGAACGGGGCCGGTCGTTCTTGGCTCTGTTGTCGATATCGCGACGGTTCAGAGATGTAACGCTCTGATTGATGACGCCCTGCTCAAAGGCGCAACCCTGGTCTGCGGAGGGAAGGCAGACAGCACGCTTATGCCTGCAACGCTCGTGGATAACGTCGGGCCGGACATGCGGATCTACAGCGAAGAAACGTTTGGCCCCGTCAAGGCAATCGTGCGCGTTGACGGCGAAGAAGAAGCGATCCGATGCGCTAACGATAACGAATACGGTCTGGCCGCAGCCGTGTTCAGTCGCGATGTCGCGCGCGCGATGCGGGTAGCCAGTCGCATCCAATCCGGGATTTGCCATGTCAACGGGCCGACCGTCCACGACGAAGCGCAGATGCCTTTTGGAGGCGTCAAGGGTAGTGGCTTTGGCCACTTCGGTGGACACGCAGGCATTGCCGCGTTTACCGACCTGCGCTGGGTCACTGTGCAAACGTCGCCGCGACACTATCCGTTCTGA
- the mdlC gene encoding benzoylformate decarboxylase, whose protein sequence is MTGSDKQGEGSSPSTRATVRDVVIELVRELGMTSIFANPGSTELPMFRDFPADFRYVLGLQEAAVVGMADGYAQATGNAALVNLHSAAGVGNAMGNIFTAFKNQTPLVITAGQQARSILPFDPFLSAAQAVELPKPYVKWAIEPARAQDVPRALERAYHIAMQEPRGPVFVSIPVDDWDQPAEFHERATVSNSVRPDPQALAKLGAALDASRTPALVVGAGVDRAGAWKEVVQLAERHNARVFVAPMSARCSFPEDHRLFAGFLPAMREKIVSLLDGHDVIFVLGAPAFSYHVEGTGPHVPPGTALYQLIDDPNVAAWTPAGAAVVGNVRLGVLDLLARAAPGARPLPEPRPRPPRAEPSPVMSVAFALQTLAELRDPNDVVVEEAPSSRPVMQRYLPFTRSVTFFTMASGGLGYGMPAAVGVALALPNRRVIGLIGDGSSMYSIQAIYSAVQMRLPITFVILNNQRYAALQEFAPVFGFASDDPVQGTDLPGLDFVSLAQGMGCKGLRVTDAAELAEKLKQALEAGEPRLVEVVVA, encoded by the coding sequence ATGACAGGCAGCGACAAACAAGGCGAAGGAAGCAGTCCGTCGACGCGAGCCACCGTCAGGGACGTTGTCATCGAGCTTGTGCGCGAACTGGGAATGACGTCGATCTTTGCTAACCCTGGATCGACGGAGCTTCCGATGTTTCGTGACTTCCCTGCCGATTTCCGATACGTCCTGGGCTTACAAGAAGCGGCAGTCGTCGGGATGGCCGATGGCTATGCGCAAGCGACTGGAAACGCAGCCTTAGTGAACCTCCATTCTGCGGCCGGCGTCGGCAACGCGATGGGCAACATCTTCACGGCATTCAAGAATCAGACGCCGCTTGTTATTACGGCGGGTCAACAAGCCCGTTCGATCTTGCCCTTCGACCCGTTCCTTTCCGCCGCACAGGCAGTCGAGTTGCCCAAGCCGTACGTGAAGTGGGCGATTGAACCCGCGCGTGCGCAAGACGTGCCGCGCGCACTGGAGCGCGCGTATCACATTGCAATGCAGGAGCCACGTGGGCCCGTCTTCGTTTCGATTCCCGTGGATGACTGGGACCAGCCTGCGGAGTTTCATGAACGCGCGACTGTCAGCAATTCGGTCCGTCCTGACCCGCAGGCGTTGGCGAAACTCGGCGCAGCACTGGACGCATCGAGAACGCCTGCTCTCGTGGTGGGCGCCGGTGTCGACCGGGCTGGCGCATGGAAGGAAGTTGTTCAACTGGCGGAGAGACATAACGCACGCGTGTTTGTCGCGCCGATGAGCGCTCGTTGTTCGTTTCCCGAGGACCATCGACTCTTCGCCGGATTTCTACCCGCGATGCGTGAAAAGATCGTCTCGCTGCTCGATGGGCATGACGTTATCTTTGTCCTTGGCGCGCCTGCTTTTTCTTACCACGTCGAAGGTACAGGCCCGCACGTGCCTCCGGGCACGGCCCTTTATCAACTCATCGACGACCCGAATGTCGCGGCGTGGACGCCCGCGGGGGCTGCGGTGGTCGGTAATGTCCGCCTCGGCGTGCTTGACCTGCTGGCGCGGGCAGCACCTGGCGCTCGCCCTTTGCCTGAGCCTCGGCCCAGGCCACCCCGTGCTGAGCCGTCGCCCGTGATGTCGGTCGCCTTCGCGCTGCAGACCCTGGCTGAGCTTCGCGACCCGAACGACGTTGTCGTTGAAGAGGCACCGAGTTCTCGCCCGGTCATGCAACGGTATCTGCCATTCACAAGGAGCGTTACCTTTTTCACGATGGCTAGCGGCGGTTTGGGCTACGGCATGCCTGCAGCGGTCGGCGTTGCGCTCGCTCTTCCCAACCGCAGAGTGATTGGACTGATCGGAGACGGCTCGAGCATGTACTCCATCCAGGCGATCTATAGCGCCGTGCAGATGCGTCTGCCCATCACGTTTGTCATTTTGAACAACCAGCGCTACGCCGCGCTTCAAGAGTTTGCGCCGGTGTTTGGCTTCGCTTCCGACGACCCGGTTCAGGGTACCGATCTTCCGGGTCTGGACTTCGTGTCGCTTGCCCAAGGCATGGGTTGCAAAGGTCTCCGTGTCACGGACGCCGCGGAGCTTGCGGAGAAGTTGAAGCAAGCCCTCGAGGCGGGCGAGCCGCGTCTTGTAGAGGTCGTGGTTGCCTGA
- a CDS encoding alpha-hydroxy-acid oxidizing protein, which yields MTRAFPGIFSVGDYRSEARRRLPRMVFDYLEGGADDESGLRHNRAAFDRWELRPRRLIDVSKRVQSTELLGRQISSPLVIAPTGLNSAFWPNGDLSLARAASKAGIPFALSTASNMSIEEVSRGADGDLWFQLYVVHRNLAKSLVSRARAASYSTLILTTDVAVNGFRQRDLRNGFAMPFKVTPRGALDGISHPRWLWSYLTNGMPQLKNFATDDASDTASQAAVLRREMDASFGWDDLRRLRDDWPGKLLVKGIVTAEDAERCVEIGADGVIVSNHGGRQLADLPAPIDALPSISDATPTTDLILDSGIRRGADVVKAVALGATAVMLGRATLYGLSAKGEAGVSDVVAMIKEEIDRSLALIGYSSIMEVDRSCVARRPV from the coding sequence ATGACAAGAGCATTTCCCGGTATCTTCTCCGTCGGTGACTATCGTTCCGAGGCTCGGCGCCGGTTACCAAGGATGGTATTCGACTATCTGGAAGGCGGGGCTGACGACGAGTCCGGCCTAAGGCACAATCGCGCGGCCTTTGACAGGTGGGAATTGCGCCCCCGGCGTCTTATCGATGTGAGCAAGCGTGTGCAGTCTACCGAGCTTCTGGGAAGACAAATCTCCTCGCCGCTCGTTATCGCGCCGACCGGTCTCAATAGTGCGTTCTGGCCCAACGGAGATCTTTCGCTTGCACGCGCTGCGAGCAAGGCTGGCATTCCGTTCGCACTCTCTACCGCGTCGAATATGTCCATCGAAGAGGTATCAAGGGGCGCGGACGGAGACTTGTGGTTCCAGTTATACGTGGTACACCGGAATCTGGCGAAGAGCCTGGTCAGCCGGGCGCGTGCGGCTAGCTATTCGACGTTGATCCTGACCACGGATGTTGCGGTGAATGGGTTCCGGCAGCGTGATCTGCGGAACGGGTTCGCTATGCCATTCAAAGTCACTCCGCGAGGCGCTCTCGATGGCATTTCACATCCCCGTTGGCTTTGGTCCTATCTAACGAATGGCATGCCGCAGTTGAAGAACTTCGCGACCGATGACGCGTCTGATACCGCCTCGCAGGCTGCGGTACTGCGGCGGGAAATGGATGCGAGCTTCGGCTGGGACGACCTCCGTCGCTTGCGCGACGACTGGCCCGGGAAGCTGCTTGTCAAGGGCATAGTGACGGCTGAGGATGCCGAACGATGCGTGGAAATCGGTGCCGACGGTGTCATCGTTTCCAATCATGGAGGACGACAGCTTGCGGATCTTCCTGCACCGATCGACGCATTGCCGAGCATTTCCGATGCGACTCCGACCACCGATCTCATTCTGGACAGTGGTATTCGAAGAGGAGCCGATGTGGTAAAGGCGGTCGCATTGGGTGCGACGGCCGTGATGCTCGGACGCGCCACCTTGTATGGCCTCTCCGCGAAAGGCGAGGCCGGTGTGTCTGATGTCGTCGCAATGATCAAGGAGGAAATCGACCGGAGCCTCGCCCTGATCGGGTACAGTTCGATCATGGAAGTCGATCGGAGTTGCGTCGCTCGGCGGCCTGTATAG
- a CDS encoding LysR family transcriptional regulator — translation MSYNLHQLHAFTTIVSSGSLGRAAALLNVTQPALSRTIKRLEEDVGASLFERHVKGMQLTDIGAALLPHAQLLLREAENAREEIDAMRGLAKGTIKVGAVGSLAAHFLPLAIDRVLGKWGNLHVEIIEGVWDRLAEGLINYEIDLALSTATNDSDGIVAVPDCRWEDNSFVVAAFGHPLRKKPKLTLADTLTARWAIPPKGTAPYEHMRETFLSRNLDMPDIAVQTRSVTVLKSLVAECSFLSWMPEPMYDSESKAGIMGTLPIPGISAARTLTAFRRRDGILPRPAARLLDELRSLTERGMAMQTTR, via the coding sequence ATGAGCTACAACCTCCATCAATTGCATGCTTTTACGACCATCGTGTCGTCCGGTAGTCTCGGAAGGGCCGCAGCATTGCTCAATGTGACTCAGCCAGCACTAAGTCGAACGATCAAGCGCCTGGAGGAAGATGTTGGCGCGTCGCTCTTTGAGCGGCACGTGAAAGGCATGCAGTTGACGGACATTGGCGCTGCCTTGCTGCCGCATGCTCAGCTTCTATTGCGCGAGGCAGAAAATGCGCGCGAAGAAATCGACGCGATGCGCGGACTCGCCAAAGGAACGATCAAGGTGGGAGCAGTAGGCAGTCTCGCTGCCCACTTCCTTCCTTTGGCCATCGATCGTGTCTTAGGGAAATGGGGCAACTTGCACGTCGAAATAATTGAAGGCGTGTGGGACCGCCTCGCTGAGGGGCTCATCAATTACGAGATCGACCTCGCTCTGAGTACGGCTACCAATGACAGCGACGGGATCGTGGCCGTGCCTGACTGCCGATGGGAGGACAACAGCTTCGTGGTAGCGGCTTTCGGCCATCCATTGCGCAAGAAACCTAAGCTCACTCTTGCCGACACGTTGACCGCGCGGTGGGCCATCCCTCCCAAAGGTACAGCCCCTTATGAGCACATGCGAGAGACGTTCCTCTCTCGCAACCTCGACATGCCGGATATTGCTGTCCAGACGCGGTCGGTGACAGTGCTTAAAAGTCTGGTAGCCGAATGTTCGTTTCTGAGCTGGATGCCGGAGCCAATGTACGACTCTGAAAGCAAGGCAGGGATCATGGGGACACTGCCTATTCCGGGCATTAGTGCGGCCAGAACACTGACAGCGTTTCGGCGCCGCGATGGAATACTGCCACGACCAGCCGCGCGTCTACTCGACGAACTCAGAAGCTTGACCGAGCGCGGCATGGCGATGCAGACCACGCGATAA
- a CDS encoding TetR/AcrR family transcriptional regulator: MEAALALIDAKGYASFSLRDVARELGVYPTAIYWHVPSRDELLVEVIAAALGDLVPPTLPAVRWRDWLKELFNRYRDAVARHPNIAPLLGSQIISNASMNPVMVEAVLQTLLSAGFRPEDLIHVYNTVITAMVGFVTLEFAGHGADERDAWEGRLRTRFEELDPSAFPVLTSNVKRLSNQAFIVRWKGGTNSSLKQSHERYIDVVLDGLQRQLPGPGGS, encoded by the coding sequence GTGGAAGCGGCCCTCGCATTGATCGATGCCAAAGGCTACGCATCGTTCAGCCTGCGCGACGTCGCGAGAGAGCTAGGTGTCTATCCGACGGCTATCTACTGGCACGTGCCGAGCCGCGACGAGTTACTCGTCGAAGTGATCGCGGCGGCATTGGGTGACCTTGTTCCGCCAACACTGCCGGCCGTGCGCTGGCGCGACTGGTTGAAGGAACTGTTCAATCGTTATCGCGATGCCGTGGCGCGGCATCCGAACATCGCACCGTTACTGGGTTCGCAGATCATTTCGAATGCCAGTATGAATCCCGTGATGGTCGAAGCGGTTCTCCAGACCTTGCTTTCCGCGGGCTTCAGGCCCGAAGATCTGATTCACGTGTACAACACGGTGATTACCGCGATGGTCGGGTTCGTGACGCTGGAATTCGCGGGCCACGGTGCCGACGAACGTGACGCATGGGAAGGCAGATTGCGCACGCGATTCGAAGAACTCGACCCCTCTGCCTTTCCCGTTCTGACGTCGAATGTCAAACGACTTTCAAATCAGGCATTCATCGTACGCTGGAAGGGCGGTACCAATTCGTCGCTGAAACAGAGCCACGAGCGGTACATCGATGTCGTACTGGACGGACTTCAGCGGCAACTACCGGGTCCCGGAGGCTCATGA
- a CDS encoding sigma-54-dependent Fis family transcriptional regulator — translation MQQTGTPMDWFSSPQHDASIMAAWEHLVGGGEWHSADVRSVVDDSWQRCLVGHVNPGVDRAPPAVAETQLMQWRDANARLVSASLPLMQQTRELLSQTGTVMLLADPDGLILQHEGDMRILEPASEVGLVPGCNWTELNCGTNAIGTALTLKQAVQIHGAEHFCAGIKRWTCSATVIRDPMDGHVLGVIDVSGLADTYSRYSLALTVSLAGRIESRLAKDAMERRLRLLDRCASGFGSHASDAMLVIDDKGRLVKANPQVVPTLRRLGFDVNLDAGFVLPGLDTTADHPLTANAPPWLHYAKVETLREGSTVLGFVVVIPGTGNVRGAISPSGGRDKLRSVHSGAGAFERIIGDSRTLRAAVDKARQLAPSKVPVLLLGDTGVGKELFAQGIHQASERAEGPFVALNCGGLSRDLLASELFGYAEGAFTGARKSGAAGKIEAADGGTLFLDEIGEMPLDIQPHLLRVLQENEIYRLGENTPRKVNFRLVAATHRDLKDAIAKGSFRMDLFYRIAVTTVSIPSLRERGEDLPTLISYWLGYLCDCYGLTPRSFDAEAYACMLKYEWPGNVRELRNAIEGALLLAEGTTITVEKLPVEVAAAAATAVHLAQGEMTEPVMATGDSLKTAEAEYIRRALARCGGNLTQAAAQLGIAKSTLYEKLRRYDLIAAVSDVRRREARGALRAEAGRSG, via the coding sequence ATGCAACAGACAGGTACGCCGATGGACTGGTTTTCCAGTCCGCAGCACGACGCCAGCATCATGGCAGCATGGGAGCATCTGGTAGGCGGAGGCGAATGGCATTCCGCGGACGTGCGCAGTGTGGTCGACGATTCCTGGCAGCGCTGCCTCGTAGGCCATGTCAATCCGGGTGTCGACAGGGCGCCGCCGGCCGTCGCTGAGACCCAGTTGATGCAGTGGCGGGACGCCAATGCCCGGCTTGTCAGCGCGAGCCTCCCACTGATGCAGCAAACGCGCGAATTGCTATCGCAGACGGGCACGGTGATGCTGCTCGCCGATCCGGACGGACTGATCCTTCAACATGAAGGCGACATGCGCATCCTGGAACCGGCGAGCGAAGTCGGACTGGTACCCGGCTGTAACTGGACTGAACTGAACTGCGGCACCAACGCAATAGGGACCGCGCTCACGCTGAAGCAGGCTGTGCAGATCCACGGCGCCGAACATTTTTGCGCCGGCATCAAGCGCTGGACCTGTTCTGCAACGGTGATTCGCGATCCGATGGATGGCCATGTGCTTGGCGTAATCGACGTGTCCGGCCTCGCGGACACATACAGCCGGTACAGCCTTGCGTTGACGGTATCGCTGGCGGGACGGATCGAAAGCCGTCTGGCGAAGGATGCGATGGAGCGGCGCCTCCGTCTGCTTGATCGCTGTGCATCCGGGTTCGGCTCACATGCCTCTGACGCGATGCTCGTTATCGACGACAAAGGTCGGCTCGTCAAGGCGAACCCCCAGGTCGTGCCGACGCTGCGTCGCCTTGGCTTCGATGTGAATCTCGATGCGGGTTTCGTCTTGCCCGGACTGGACACGACAGCCGATCATCCACTGACTGCGAATGCGCCGCCCTGGTTGCACTATGCGAAGGTCGAAACGCTGCGCGAAGGCTCTACGGTGTTGGGTTTCGTGGTCGTGATACCTGGGACGGGCAATGTGCGCGGCGCGATTTCACCATCAGGTGGGCGAGACAAGCTGCGCAGCGTGCACAGCGGGGCCGGCGCGTTCGAGCGCATTATCGGCGACAGCCGCACGTTGCGCGCGGCAGTTGACAAGGCGCGGCAACTTGCACCGTCAAAAGTGCCCGTTCTTCTGCTCGGCGATACCGGCGTCGGCAAGGAGCTCTTCGCGCAAGGCATCCATCAGGCAAGCGAGCGTGCTGAAGGGCCGTTTGTCGCGCTCAACTGCGGCGGATTGTCGAGAGACTTGCTGGCGAGCGAACTGTTCGGTTACGCGGAAGGGGCCTTTACGGGCGCGCGCAAGTCGGGGGCGGCCGGTAAGATCGAGGCGGCCGATGGCGGCACGCTTTTCCTCGATGAGATCGGCGAAATGCCACTCGATATCCAGCCGCATCTGCTGCGTGTTCTCCAGGAAAACGAGATTTACCGGCTTGGGGAAAATACACCACGCAAAGTGAATTTCCGGCTCGTCGCCGCCACTCACCGCGACCTCAAAGATGCGATTGCCAAAGGCTCGTTCCGAATGGACCTGTTCTACCGGATTGCGGTGACGACGGTGTCGATACCGAGTCTGCGCGAGCGTGGCGAGGATCTGCCGACGCTCATCTCGTACTGGCTCGGATACCTTTGCGATTGCTACGGGTTGACGCCCAGGTCATTTGACGCGGAAGCGTACGCGTGTATGTTGAAATACGAGTGGCCGGGAAATGTGCGCGAGCTGCGCAATGCGATCGAGGGCGCCTTGCTGCTAGCAGAAGGCACCACCATTACCGTAGAGAAGTTGCCTGTCGAGGTCGCAGCCGCCGCTGCGACAGCGGTCCACCTCGCGCAAGGGGAGATGACCGAACCGGTCATGGCAACGGGCGATTCGCTCAAGACCGCGGAAGCCGAATACATTCGTCGCGCCCTGGCCCGCTGCGGGGGGAACCTGACGCAAGCGGCTGCTCAACTGGGCATCGCCAAGAGCACGCTTTACGAAAAGCTCCGCCGGTACGACCTCATTGCTGCGGTGAGCGATGTGCGCAGGCGCGAGGCGCGAGGGGCGCTTAGGGCCGAGGCGGGGCGCTCCGGATAA
- a CDS encoding MFS transporter produces MNSQTFSTSKTADIGSLLDDGPFTLIQKLIVCLAALSIVMDGFDGQLIGYAIPTIIKEWGITRNAFAPAVAAGLVGMGVGSACAGLFADRFGRRWALIGSVVVFGAATCAIGLAQNITMIAALRFIAGLGIGGALPSATTMTAEFTPARRRTLAVTSTIVCVPLGGMLAGFFAGAVLPTFGWRGLFFIGGTIPLALGILLFFVFPESPRFLARKEQRWTELRALLAKMSRPISAQTIFVDAAEQRLEQRDGFGSLFEPGQRRNTIAIWGAFFMCLLAVYAAFSWLPTMLASEGLPVTLAGSGLTAYNSGGVFGALICALAITRFGSRWPLLVCCAGGCASAFFLRGVDVATHTRVLVIGLGVHGLFVNAVQSTMYALCAYVYPTRVRATGLASGLAFGRLGAILSAFAGAIVITVGGATLYLAMLGVAMLLVLISLSAVKNHIPALRQKRLVTQVVTE; encoded by the coding sequence ATGAATTCGCAGACCTTCAGCACTTCAAAGACTGCCGACATCGGCAGTCTTCTCGACGACGGACCATTTACCCTCATTCAGAAGTTGATCGTTTGCCTGGCCGCGCTGTCGATCGTCATGGATGGCTTCGATGGCCAACTCATCGGTTACGCCATTCCCACGATCATCAAAGAATGGGGCATAACACGCAACGCGTTCGCGCCGGCCGTAGCGGCGGGTCTGGTTGGCATGGGCGTCGGGAGCGCTTGCGCTGGCCTGTTTGCCGACAGATTTGGCCGGCGCTGGGCGCTCATCGGTAGCGTCGTGGTGTTCGGCGCGGCAACATGTGCCATCGGACTTGCCCAGAACATAACGATGATTGCCGCGCTTCGGTTTATTGCGGGCTTGGGCATCGGCGGAGCGCTTCCTAGTGCCACGACGATGACGGCAGAGTTCACCCCTGCACGTCGCCGCACGCTCGCCGTAACATCTACCATCGTTTGCGTGCCGCTCGGAGGCATGCTTGCTGGATTCTTCGCCGGTGCAGTTTTGCCGACCTTCGGTTGGCGTGGCTTGTTCTTCATCGGTGGCACGATCCCCTTGGCCCTCGGCATTCTTCTGTTTTTCGTGTTTCCGGAGTCTCCCCGCTTTCTCGCTCGCAAAGAACAGCGCTGGACCGAGTTGCGCGCGCTCCTCGCGAAAATGTCGCGGCCAATTAGTGCACAGACGATTTTCGTCGACGCCGCCGAGCAAAGGCTCGAGCAACGCGACGGCTTCGGGTCGCTTTTTGAGCCGGGTCAGCGACGCAACACCATTGCTATCTGGGGTGCGTTTTTCATGTGCCTGCTGGCGGTCTATGCCGCCTTTAGCTGGCTACCGACCATGCTCGCATCGGAAGGGCTTCCTGTGACACTTGCGGGTTCGGGCCTGACCGCATACAACTCGGGGGGCGTCTTCGGCGCACTCATCTGCGCCTTGGCCATCACGCGTTTTGGTTCGCGTTGGCCGCTCCTGGTGTGCTGCGCCGGAGGATGTGCGAGCGCCTTTTTCCTACGAGGCGTTGACGTGGCAACTCACACGAGAGTCCTCGTTATCGGTCTGGGCGTCCACGGTCTCTTTGTCAACGCAGTTCAGTCGACGATGTACGCCTTGTGTGCGTATGTTTATCCGACCCGCGTGAGAGCAACCGGCCTCGCTTCGGGGCTCGCGTTTGGACGACTAGGTGCCATTCTCAGCGCATTCGCTGGCGCCATCGTCATCACCGTAGGCGGAGCGACTCTTTATCTCGCGATGCTCGGAGTCGCAATGCTGCTGGTACTGATTTCGCTGTCGGCGGTCAAAAACCATATCCCGGCGCTTCGGCAGAAGCGGCTGGTCACTCAAGTCGTCACTGAGTAA
- a CDS encoding HNH endonuclease has protein sequence MSSSSARIRTRAFIRQSGRCYYCRCLMWNDIIGLTAMAKNFALPLRQVRYLQCTAEHLNPRMNGGSNSHRNIVAACRTCNARRHRAKAPRDPISHQRHVQNRMRRKKWHPAWVYESAICAVQGNCF, from the coding sequence ATGTCTTCGTCCTCTGCTCGTATACGCACCCGCGCATTCATTCGCCAGTCCGGCCGTTGCTATTACTGTCGCTGCCTTATGTGGAACGACATCATCGGTTTAACGGCCATGGCCAAAAACTTTGCACTTCCACTCAGGCAGGTAAGATACTTACAGTGCACCGCGGAGCATTTAAATCCCCGGATGAACGGTGGGTCAAATAGCCATCGCAATATCGTCGCTGCATGTCGAACCTGCAATGCAAGACGCCATCGAGCCAAAGCGCCACGTGATCCCATCAGCCATCAGAGGCACGTCCAGAATCGGATGCGCCGGAAGAAGTGGCACCCCGCGTGGGTTTATGAAAGCGCGATCTGTGCAGTGCAGGGGAACTGCTTTTAG
- a CDS encoding ketopantoate reductase family protein, translating into MEIAVLGAGAMGSMFGGRLAEAGHSVTLIDINQPHLEAIRANGLCVETDGNTRAIKNIAAMRPGATDKTPELLLVFTKSMHTRAALSGIEHLLGETTAVLTLQNGLGNVEAIRDFVPLANVLIGVTTWPADLVGPGSVSSHGEGNIRMMSADGERTSKVSAVAEALNSAGLNCQVDDNVWAAIWEKVAFNAALNSICAVTGTTVDQLGLLDDSKSLALTVAAEVVSVANASGVSADLNTCSTNIVHAIEQHRGHKPSMLQDVLAGRKTEIEGINGAVVDVARTLNVSVPHTETLAKLVRLIDARNASAVAK; encoded by the coding sequence ATGGAAATAGCCGTACTCGGTGCAGGAGCGATGGGGTCGATGTTCGGCGGTCGCCTCGCGGAAGCCGGTCACTCAGTGACGCTGATCGACATCAATCAGCCGCATTTAGAAGCGATTCGTGCGAACGGCCTTTGCGTAGAGACAGATGGCAATACTCGAGCCATTAAGAACATCGCCGCCATGCGACCGGGAGCGACGGACAAAACGCCTGAGTTGCTGTTGGTTTTCACGAAGTCGATGCACACCCGCGCGGCCTTGTCTGGCATCGAGCATCTGCTCGGCGAGACAACCGCCGTGCTCACGCTGCAAAACGGACTCGGGAACGTCGAAGCGATTCGTGACTTTGTTCCGCTCGCTAACGTGCTCATTGGAGTCACCACGTGGCCGGCAGACCTCGTCGGGCCTGGCTCGGTGAGCAGTCACGGCGAAGGGAATATTCGGATGATGAGTGCCGACGGCGAACGCACTTCCAAAGTCAGTGCCGTCGCCGAAGCCCTCAATTCTGCTGGACTGAATTGTCAGGTCGACGACAACGTCTGGGCAGCTATCTGGGAAAAAGTGGCTTTCAACGCCGCTCTCAACAGCATTTGTGCGGTCACTGGAACGACGGTGGACCAGCTGGGATTGTTGGACGACAGCAAGAGCCTGGCACTGACCGTTGCCGCCGAGGTCGTCTCGGTAGCGAATGCCAGCGGCGTTTCAGCGGACTTGAACACCTGTTCGACGAATATCGTTCATGCGATTGAACAGCACCGCGGTCACAAGCCGTCGATGCTGCAAGACGTTCTGGCAGGGCGAAAGACAGAGATCGAAGGCATCAACGGCGCAGTCGTCGATGTGGCCCGCACACTCAACGTGTCTGTTCCGCACACCGAGACATTGGCGAAACTCGTCAGGCTTATTGACGCGCGAAACGCATCAGCCGTTGCGAAGTAG